ACTGTATCCGGCCGCATCCTTCAGTCCGCACAGTTACAAGACCATAACAGTTTCGAAAATCCTGAAAAAGTAAAACCGGCTGAGTTCAGGAAAGCTGCGTTGAAAGGCAAGGAACTGAGCGTAAATCTCCCGGCATTCTCAGTTGTAGTGCTTGAATTGAAATAATTACTGTAATGACACGCTATTTAAACCGATTGCATTTTTAAAGCCAATCACATAACTTACTTATGAATCGGCACGACCAGATAGCAGACAGGAATTTAATCGTAGTTCGGTACAGATCATTGTACAAAAAGAAATCTTTGTAATTCGGCTTATTTTCTTGAATTTTATGCAACCGATTGCAACATGAAAGTCAAAAAAGACGTAACGATATACGATATCGCACAGAAACTGGCCCTTTCATCGGCCACTGTCAGTCGCGCGCTGAAGGACCATCCCGCTATCAACAAGAACACCCGGAAGAAGATCCAGCAGACAGCCCGCGAAATGGGTTATCGCGCCAATACCTTTGCCAGTAACCTGCGCAAACAAAAGACCAATACCATTGGTGTGATGGTGCATGAGCTCAATTCAAACTTCATCACTTCCGTACTCGCTGGCATCGAACAGGTGACCACTGAAGCCGGATACGACCTGCTCATTGCCCACTCTTCAGAAAGTTACGCCAAAGAAGCAGCCAATGCCATGAACTTCTTCCACAAACGCGTGGACGGACTCATCGCCTCTCTTTCCTTTGACACCGAAAACCTGGATCATTTCAAACTCTTTGAAGAAAAGAATATTCCCATTATCTTTTTCGACCGCGTGGAAGAGAACAGTGAGAGCACAAAGGTGATCATCGACAATTACAAATGCGGCTACCAGGCCACTGAACATTTGATCTCGCAGGGATGCAGGAACATTGTGCTGGTAACTGCCAATCTCAAAAGGAACGTATACGCACAGCGGCATAAAGGATACACAGATGCGCTCTTTGATCATGGCATCCCTTACAAAAAAGAACATGTGCTGATCAAGGACCTCAGTGAACAGTGCGGTGTGGAAGCCGCGATGCAGATACTCAAAATGAATCCCAGGCCGGACGGAGTTTTCATCACCAATGATTTTTCCGCCGCCGTCTGCATGCAAACGCTGAAAGAAAATGGCATGCAGGTACCGAAAGATATCGCCGTGGTTGGATTCAATAACGATGCCATCGGAAAGATCGTTGAGCCCAGGCTCACCACCATCCATTATCCCGGCATCGATATGGGAGAGATCGCTGCGCGCAATCTCATCAATCACCTGGAAGGATTATCGGATATCAGGCATACACAAACGATTGTGGTGAGATCGGAACTGATCATCCGCCAGTCATCCGTCAGACAACCCTGATTGCCGTCAACAAACGACTGCTGCTTTATGAAACGAATTGCTTTTATCCTTGCCATCTTCATCACAGGCTTTTGTAAGGCTGAAACCGGCTATGAGCTTTGGCTACGCTACCAGCCCATAGCTAACGCCCAATACGTCAATGCCTGTAAACAACTCATACGTTCACTTGAAATAAAAGGAACATCGCCTACACTTCGTGCAGCCCGCTCAGAGCTGGAACGAGGATTGAATGGCATGCTGCGTATCAACCTTCCACTAAGCCACAGCGGAAGCATCTTACTCGGCAAACCTGAAAACATTCCGGCTATCACTCCCGCCATCAAAGAACAATTATCGAAAGCAGGCACCGAGGGCTTCCTGATCAAAACCATTACCATCGGCGGAAAGAACCGGATACTCATTGCGGGGAATACAGACCAGGCCCTCCTCTACGGGGTATTCCATTTTTTGCGACTGATACAAACTGAACAACCGGTCCGGCAACTCGATATACTCTCTGTTCCACGCAGCCCCCTGCGCCTGCTCAATCACTGGGACAATCCAGATCGCACTATCGAAAGAGGATATGCCGGTTTCTCGCTCTGGCAATGGAATAATCTTCCTGCCTATATAGACCAGCGCGTAATCGACTATGCGCGCGCCAATGCCAGTATCGGCATCAATGGTACCGTACTCACTAACGTGAACGCAAATGCGCTTATCCTTACCCCGGAATTCCTGCAAAAAGTGAAAGCCCTGGCAGATGTATTCCGCGTATATGGCATCAAAACTTTCCTTACAGCACGTTTCAGCGCACCGATAGAGATCGGAGGACTCAAAACAGCGGACCCGCTCGATCCGGCGGTCCGTGAATGGTGGAAAAAGAAAGCGGATTCCATTTACCAGCTGATCCCAGACTTTGGCGGTTTCCTCGTAAAGGCCAACAGTGAAGGACAGCCCGGCCCGCAGGATTATGAACGCACCCATGCCGATGGCGCCAATATGCTGGCCGAAGCGCTCGCGCCGCACAAAGGTATCGTGATGTGGCGGGCATTCGTGTACAGCCACACTTCAGACGACCGCTTCAAACAGGCTTACGAAGAATTCAAACCACTCGATGGAAAATTCAGCTCTAACGTACTGGTACAAGTGAAGAATGGACCGATCGATTTTCAGCCAAGAGAACCCTTCTCTCCCCTTTTCGGCGCTATGCCGGCCACACCACTGATGATGGAATTCCAGCTCACGCAGGAATACCTTGGGCAAAGCACACATCTCGTTTACCAGGCAACACTGTATAAAGAAACCCTGGATGCAGATACTTACACAAATGGAAAGGGATCCCCTGTAAGCAGTACCCTGAGCGGATTTGCAGGCGTGGCCAATATCGGCAACGACCTGAACTGGTGCGGGCATCCCTTTGCGCAAAGCAACTGGTATGCCCTGGGAAGGCTGAGCTGGGACTATACACTAAGCAGCGAAACGATCGCTACCGAATGGATCAAACAAACTTTCACCCCCCAGCCTGCCTTTGTTCAGCCCGTTTTGAAAATGATGATGCGCTCGCGGGAACTGCTGGTGAATTACATGACCCCACTGGGCCTCACGCATATGATGTACAATGATCACCATTATGGCCCAATGCCCTGGGGTAATACGCTGAACCGTCCCGACTGGAACCCGGTATATTACCACAAAGCAGATAAGGCAGGTATTGGATTTAACCGGACAGGCAGCGGCAGCAATGCGCTCAGACAATATGCAGCGCCTGTGCAGCAACAGTTCGAAAACATAGATAATTGCCCGGATGATTACCTGCTTTGGTTCCATCATGCTTCATGGGATCACAAAATGCAATCAGGCCGCACCCTTTGGGATGAACTATGCTACAGGTATCATACCGCAACGGATTCCGTCCGGGCCATGCAGCAGCAATGGAAAAGCCTGCAGCGCTTTGTAGATGCAGAACGGTTCAGCCATGTACAGCAAATGCTGGCTATACAAGCCTCTGAAGCGGCCTGGTGGCGCGATGCATGCCTACTGTATTTCCAAACCTTCTCCGGTAAGCCTTTCCCTGCCGGATATGAACAACCGAAACATGATCTGGAATACTATAAGGATCTCCGCATTCATTTAACTTATTGAAATCATGGAAAACAATAAAAGGAAAATAGCCATTGTTACAGGAGGAGGATCAGGCCTCGGACTGGCTATTGCTACGGCTTTCACGAAGCATGGCATCGAGACGGTGATCGTAGGGAGGGACGAACATAAACTGGAACTGGCGCAACAGCAGCTTGGCGTGCTTTGTCACCCGAAAGTTCAGGACCTGACCGTCCTGAAAGCATTACCCAACTTTGTGCAATCCATCACAGAAGAATTTGGATCGATAGATATTCTTGTGAACAATGCAGGCATCAACCAGAAAAAAGAATTTACCGATGTAACCGACGAGGATTTCATCAATATCATCAATACCAACCTGGTTTCGGTTTTCTCTTTAAGCCGGGAAGTGGTGAAACAGATGCTGGTACAGGGTTCCGGCAGCATCGTGAATATCAGTTCCATGGCTGCCCAGTACGGCATTCCGAAAGTGATCAGCTATTCCGCCAGCAAAACCGCCATCGAGGGCATCACCCGCGCCATGGCAGTAGAACTATCGCCCATGGGTATACGCGTAAATGCGATCGCTCCGGGATTCATCTATTCAGACATGACAGACAAAGCCCTGAACAGCGATCCCGAAAGAAAAACAAAAGTATTCAGCCGTACTCCAATGGGAAAAATGGGACAGCCCGCCGATATCGGCGAAGCCGCCCTGTTTCTTGCCGGCGATTCGGCTCAATACATTACCGGTGTGGTACTGCCGGTGGACGGAGGCAACTCCATCGGATTCTGATCTGACAAATTAACCAATTGATTGTTTTGAAAGCTCCTTTGCTCCATATGATCCTGGGTACCGTAATGGTACTGCTGATGCGCAACTCAGAAGCGCAACTGGTAGCCGCCCGTGCTGATGCATCCACCTACAGTTTGAACAAGGTTAAGATCCTGGTGGCCCCCAATGATCATGAAGTAGTAAGAAAAGCTGCTGCGCTATTGCAGCAGGACATTTTCCTGATCACAGGGGAAAGACCAGCCATCATAGAAAAGCCGCAACCCGGGAAATTGATCATCATCGGTAGTTCGGATCGATCGGGCATTATCCGGCAACTCCACGGAAAGAAAAAGCTGAACCTAACTGAAATCAGTAACCGCTGGGAAGCATTTCATATTTCGTCCATAAAAAATCCTCTTCCCAATATTCCGGAAGCCCTGGTGATCACCGGCAGTGACGCCCGTGGCACGGCTTTCGGAGTACTGGAGCTTTCGAAGCAGGCCGGCGTTTCGCCCTGGTACTGGTGGGCCGATGTGCCTGTACAGAAAAAGCAATCGATCCATATCAAAAGATCCGCCAGCATCACAGATAGTCCGCTGGTGAAATACCGCGGTATCTTTTTGAACGATGAGGCTCCCGCTCTCAGCAACTGGAGCCGGCAGCATTTTGGAGGCTTTCGCGCCGGGTTCTATGAGAAAGTATTTGAACTGATGCTGCGTCTCAAATCCAATTATATCTGGCCTGCCATGTGGGGCAATGCATTTTATGACGATGATAGTCTGAACATCAAAATGGCTGAGCAATATGCCATCGTGATCGGCACCAGTCACCATGAACCATTGATGCGTGCACACGATGAATGGCGGCGCTACGGCAACAAACAATTATGGAACTACGACAGCAGCACGATGGCGCTCCGGGATTTCTGGCGCAAAGGGCTGCAGCGCGCCACCAATGAAAAGATCGTGACTGTTGGCATGCGTGGGGACGGCGATGAGCCCATGAGCCGGGAAACCGCCACCAGCCTGCTGGAACGCATTGTGGCCGATCAGCGGAAAATCATCAGTGAAGTCAGCGGCAAACCCGCTAATCAAACACCACAGCTCTGGGCCCTCTACAAGGAAGTGCAGGACTATTACGACAAAGGAATGCGCGTACCCGACGACGTTACCTTACTGCTCTGCGACGATAACTGGGGTAATATCCGCAGGCTGCCTGCGCCCGATGCCAATAAACGCAAAGGCGGGTACGGAATCTATTATCATTTCGATTATGTCGGCGGCCCCCGCAATTATAAATGGATCAACACCAACCCGCTTCCCCGCGTGTGGGAACAGATGCACCTGGCATGGGAATATGATGTAAAACAGATCTGGATCGTGAATGTGGGAGACCTCAAACCCATGGAGCTTCCCATCTCCTTCTTCCTGGACTATGCCTGGAACCCAACCAGGATCGGACCTGCAGACATCCGTGCATACACTGAACGATGGGCAGCGCAACAATTCGGAGACCAGCACCAAAAGAAGATCGCAGAGCTCCTCGCCGCTTACACAAAGATCACCGGGAGAAAAAAACCTGAGCTATTGAATGAGAACAGCTACAACCTTGCCGGAGGAAACGCTTTCAGTTCCGTGATCGAAGAAACCGGAAAACTGGAAAAAGAAACAAAAGCAATCGCCGCTCAACTTCCGGCCACTTACCGGGACGCCTTTTTCCAACTCGTATTACATCCCATTTCGGCTGTGAACAATCTCTATCAACTCTATTATTACACTGCCCTGAACCAGCACCATGCGAAATACAATCTCGCCATCGCCAACAGGTACGCTGATACTGCAAAACAACATTTCGAAAACGATTCTCTGATCTCATTGCAATACCACCGCATCAATAACGGGAAATGGAACCATATGATGAGCCAGACCCATATCGGTTACACCTACTGGCAACAACCGCCTTTCAATAAAATACCCGCGCTGAAATACCTTGAAGCTCCTGAAGAAGAAAAACTCATCAGCATCGATACTTTCGCTAAAACATCGAAAGAGCTTATTCCGGCAGGCTTTTCCGGCAATCAGTTCTACCAATATTCCGGCTATGTATCGATGGATGCCGCACATTATTCAAATGCAGTCAACAGCAATGGTATTACCTGGACGGTGCTTCCGGACCATGGCCGTACCGGAGACGCCATCACGCCATTCCCGGTTATAGCTCCCCGTCAGCAGCCCGGCGGGAACGCTCCAAAACTGAGCTATGATTTTTATGTACGCGATGCATCTGCGTTTGAGCTCTCTGTGTATTGCTCTCCTACCCTCAACCTGCAGCATACGCCGGAAGGCATGCAGTTTGCCGTGAGTATCGATGAACAGGAACCACAGATCATGGAACTCAATAAAGACGATGGAAATACAAGAATCTGGGAAACATGGGTAGCCAACAATATCATCATAAAAAAAACAAATTTGTATATCAGTAAACCCGGAAAACACACCCTTCATTTCTGGATGGTGGACCCCGGTGTGGTTTTGCAGAAACTGGAGCTCAATGCCGGCAAAGCAAAACCAGGCCATCTGGGATTTCCTGAAACACTACATCGATAAAACAGTACGATCATGCCAATGAAATTTCTCCAGCCAGTTCTTGCAACAGCAGTAGCCATGAGCCTTCTGTTGCCGGCAGCTTTTGCACAGAAAGGAACTTTGAAGCGCGAACCTGTATCGCAACCACTGATCAAAAAACAGTTCACCGCCGATCCGTCCGCACATGTATTCAAGGGAAGGATCTTTCTCTATCCATCACATGATATCGAATCCGGCGTTGCTGAAAACGACAATGGCGATCACTTCAACATGAAGGATTACCATGTCTATTCCATGACCGATGTGGAAGGGAAAGTGAAGAACCATGGCGTTGCCCTCTCCCTCGACGATATTCCCTGGGCAGGCCGCCAGCTCTGGGCGCCTGATGCTGCCTACAAAAACGGGACCTACTATCTTTATTTTCCGGCTAAAGACAAACAGGATATTTTCCGCATCGGCGTTGCCACCAGCAAAAAACCACAGGGGCCCTTCAAAGCGGAGGCTGAGCCCATCCCGGGCAGCTACAGCATCGATCCCTGCGTATTCCGCGATGCTAACGGTGATTACTACATGTATTTCGGCGGCATCTGGGGAGGCCAGTTACAACGCTGGAAGAACAATCAATACAACAGCACGGCCCCCATCCCCCAACCCGGTGATACAGCCGTTCTTCCACGTGTAGCCAAACTTTCAGCCGATATGAAATCCTTTGCTGAGCCCGTTCGTGAAGTTCAGCTCCTGGATGAAAATGGAAAACCGTTCATGGAAAACGATAAAGAAAAACGCTTCTTCGAAGCTGCCTGGGTGCATTATTACAACGGCAAATACTATTTCTCCTACAGCACCGGGGACTCTCACAATATCTGTTATGCCATCGGCGATAATCCATACGGTCCCTTCACCTATAAGGGCGTATTGCTGGAACCCGTGGAAGGCTGGACCAACCATCATTCTATCGTTTTCTACGATGGACATTGGTATCTCTTCTATCATGATGTGCAGATCTCCGGCAAAACATTCCTGCGCAATGTAAAAGTGACTGAACTCTTTTACAACGAAGACGGAACTATCAGAAAACAAAACGCATATAAAAACTGATTGCATGAAAAAACTGGCCGCCATATTCCTGCTGCTCAGTGCAAGTCAAATACAGGCACAGGAATATAAAACCTATCCGATGTGGGACCATAAGCTTCCCACCACCACCCGCGTGCGCGATCTCATCAGCAGGCTCACCCTGGAAGAAAAAGTTGCGCAGATGCTCAATGCTGCACCAGCCGTGGAAAAGCTCGGTATCCCCGCATACGACTGGTGGAACGAAGTTTTGCACGGCGTGGCAAGAACACCTTTCAAAGTGACTGTATTCCCACAGGCCATTGGTATGGCCGCCACCTGGGACACCAGCTCGCTTTTCACGATGGCCAAATACGCTGCAACGGAAGGACGCGCCATCAATAATATCGCCATCAAAAAGAACAGAACGCGTGAGCGCTATCTCGGACTCACCTACTGGACGCCCAATATCAACATCTTCCGCGACCCACGCTGGGGCCGGGGACAGGAGACCTATGGCGAAGATCCATTCCTCACTGCCATGCTCGGCAGCGCCTTCGTTCATGGATTACAGGGAGATGATCCAAGGTACCTGCAGGCAGCTGCCTGCGCCAAGCACTACGCAGTGCATAGCGGACCGGAACCTTCCCGCCACTCCTTCAATGCCAACGTGAGCGCCTATGATCTCTGGGACACTTACCTGCCCGCATTCAAAGAACTGATCACAAATGCCAAAGTAGCCGGCGTGATGTGCGCATACAATGCTTTCCGCGACCAGCCCTGCTGCGCCAGCGATCTGCTCATGAACGATATCCTCCGCAATCAATGGCAATTCAATGGTTATGTGACCAGCGACTGCTGGGCCATCGACGATTTTTTCAAATACCACAAAACACATAAGGACGCCACCGTATCAGCCGCAGACGCCGTACTGCATGGCACCGATGTGGAATGCGGCGTTTCAGTATACAAAACACTGGTGGATGCCGTGAAGCAAAACATCATCACAGAAAAAC
This portion of the Pseudobacter ginsenosidimutans genome encodes:
- a CDS encoding glycosyl hydrolase 115 family protein yields the protein MKAPLLHMILGTVMVLLMRNSEAQLVAARADASTYSLNKVKILVAPNDHEVVRKAAALLQQDIFLITGERPAIIEKPQPGKLIIIGSSDRSGIIRQLHGKKKLNLTEISNRWEAFHISSIKNPLPNIPEALVITGSDARGTAFGVLELSKQAGVSPWYWWADVPVQKKQSIHIKRSASITDSPLVKYRGIFLNDEAPALSNWSRQHFGGFRAGFYEKVFELMLRLKSNYIWPAMWGNAFYDDDSLNIKMAEQYAIVIGTSHHEPLMRAHDEWRRYGNKQLWNYDSSTMALRDFWRKGLQRATNEKIVTVGMRGDGDEPMSRETATSLLERIVADQRKIISEVSGKPANQTPQLWALYKEVQDYYDKGMRVPDDVTLLLCDDNWGNIRRLPAPDANKRKGGYGIYYHFDYVGGPRNYKWINTNPLPRVWEQMHLAWEYDVKQIWIVNVGDLKPMELPISFFLDYAWNPTRIGPADIRAYTERWAAQQFGDQHQKKIAELLAAYTKITGRKKPELLNENSYNLAGGNAFSSVIEETGKLEKETKAIAAQLPATYRDAFFQLVLHPISAVNNLYQLYYYTALNQHHAKYNLAIANRYADTAKQHFENDSLISLQYHRINNGKWNHMMSQTHIGYTYWQQPPFNKIPALKYLEAPEEEKLISIDTFAKTSKELIPAGFSGNQFYQYSGYVSMDAAHYSNAVNSNGITWTVLPDHGRTGDAITPFPVIAPRQQPGGNAPKLSYDFYVRDASAFELSVYCSPTLNLQHTPEGMQFAVSIDEQEPQIMELNKDDGNTRIWETWVANNIIIKKTNLYISKPGKHTLHFWMVDPGVVLQKLELNAGKAKPGHLGFPETLHR
- a CDS encoding SDR family NAD(P)-dependent oxidoreductase produces the protein MENNKRKIAIVTGGGSGLGLAIATAFTKHGIETVIVGRDEHKLELAQQQLGVLCHPKVQDLTVLKALPNFVQSITEEFGSIDILVNNAGINQKKEFTDVTDEDFINIINTNLVSVFSLSREVVKQMLVQGSGSIVNISSMAAQYGIPKVISYSASKTAIEGITRAMAVELSPMGIRVNAIAPGFIYSDMTDKALNSDPERKTKVFSRTPMGKMGQPADIGEAALFLAGDSAQYITGVVLPVDGGNSIGF
- a CDS encoding LacI family DNA-binding transcriptional regulator, encoding MKVKKDVTIYDIAQKLALSSATVSRALKDHPAINKNTRKKIQQTAREMGYRANTFASNLRKQKTNTIGVMVHELNSNFITSVLAGIEQVTTEAGYDLLIAHSSESYAKEAANAMNFFHKRVDGLIASLSFDTENLDHFKLFEEKNIPIIFFDRVEENSESTKVIIDNYKCGYQATEHLISQGCRNIVLVTANLKRNVYAQRHKGYTDALFDHGIPYKKEHVLIKDLSEQCGVEAAMQILKMNPRPDGVFITNDFSAAVCMQTLKENGMQVPKDIAVVGFNNDAIGKIVEPRLTTIHYPGIDMGEIAARNLINHLEGLSDIRHTQTIVVRSELIIRQSSVRQP
- a CDS encoding alpha-glucuronidase family glycosyl hydrolase; protein product: MKRIAFILAIFITGFCKAETGYELWLRYQPIANAQYVNACKQLIRSLEIKGTSPTLRAARSELERGLNGMLRINLPLSHSGSILLGKPENIPAITPAIKEQLSKAGTEGFLIKTITIGGKNRILIAGNTDQALLYGVFHFLRLIQTEQPVRQLDILSVPRSPLRLLNHWDNPDRTIERGYAGFSLWQWNNLPAYIDQRVIDYARANASIGINGTVLTNVNANALILTPEFLQKVKALADVFRVYGIKTFLTARFSAPIEIGGLKTADPLDPAVREWWKKKADSIYQLIPDFGGFLVKANSEGQPGPQDYERTHADGANMLAEALAPHKGIVMWRAFVYSHTSDDRFKQAYEEFKPLDGKFSSNVLVQVKNGPIDFQPREPFSPLFGAMPATPLMMEFQLTQEYLGQSTHLVYQATLYKETLDADTYTNGKGSPVSSTLSGFAGVANIGNDLNWCGHPFAQSNWYALGRLSWDYTLSSETIATEWIKQTFTPQPAFVQPVLKMMMRSRELLVNYMTPLGLTHMMYNDHHYGPMPWGNTLNRPDWNPVYYHKADKAGIGFNRTGSGSNALRQYAAPVQQQFENIDNCPDDYLLWFHHASWDHKMQSGRTLWDELCYRYHTATDSVRAMQQQWKSLQRFVDAERFSHVQQMLAIQASEAAWWRDACLLYFQTFSGKPFPAGYEQPKHDLEYYKDLRIHLTY
- a CDS encoding glycoside hydrolase family 43 protein: MPMKFLQPVLATAVAMSLLLPAAFAQKGTLKREPVSQPLIKKQFTADPSAHVFKGRIFLYPSHDIESGVAENDNGDHFNMKDYHVYSMTDVEGKVKNHGVALSLDDIPWAGRQLWAPDAAYKNGTYYLYFPAKDKQDIFRIGVATSKKPQGPFKAEAEPIPGSYSIDPCVFRDANGDYYMYFGGIWGGQLQRWKNNQYNSTAPIPQPGDTAVLPRVAKLSADMKSFAEPVREVQLLDENGKPFMENDKEKRFFEAAWVHYYNGKYYFSYSTGDSHNICYAIGDNPYGPFTYKGVLLEPVEGWTNHHSIVFYDGHWYLFYHDVQISGKTFLRNVKVTELFYNEDGTIRKQNAYKN